The genomic interval AAATTATATTGATTTGAAAGTTCAATCAGTTTTAATCTCTTTTTTAAAGACAAAGTTACCGTAGTCGGAAATTGATGATGAGGCGTAACATAAATCGCTTTTATATTTTGATGCGTTTGCAAATATTCTTCGACTTGATCGATATTCAATCCGTCTGATTCTAGATCGATTGGAAGTAATTTTGCACCAGAATTTTCGAAAGTTTCCCAAGCAGGTTTATAGCCAGGATTTTCAATTAAAACAAAATCACCAGATTTCAGAATGCAATGCGAAGCCAAATACATCGCCATTTGGCTTCCGCGTGTAATGCAGATTTGATCGTGAGAAATGCTCATGCCACGTTTAAAATTGATCATTTGAGCAATAGATTTTCTAAATTCCAAATTTCCCAATTCGCTACTGTAACCCATAATTTGCCAGCGCGATTTTCGACTGAATAATTCGCGATATGCTCTTGCTAGATCATTCATTGGCGCCAATCGACTGTCTGGAAGTCCGTCATCAAAAACTAAAAAGCTTTTTTGTTCTTCAGTTGAAGTTTTTTGCTCTTTTTTATTTTCTAATGAATGATCGATTTTTGGAAGAGAATCTGTGACAAAAGTTCCTTTTCTATCAATCGTTACGAGCCATCCTTCGGCAGTTAGAACATCTAAAGCATCTACAACTGTGTTGCGATTTACTTTTAATAATTGTGCCAATTGCCTGCTTCCCGGAAGTGCATTTCCGCTTACTAATTTTCCTGTTTTTACCGCATCGATTACTGCATCAGCAATTTGAAGATAAATCGCTTTATCTGATTTTTTATCAAGCTGAATTTCTAATGGCCAAGGACGAAGCATCTGGACTGTTTTTGATTTATGAATGAAAACTATTTACTAGTCCAAAAATACAATAATTATAAAATCAAAAATAGATTGAAAGTATATTTTATGAAAAGTTTGAAACTCAAATTCAATACTTTAAAATGTTTTATTACTTTTAAAATAAAAAAAATAAACTATGAAAAAGATTCTCTTTGGTTTTCTGATGATTACTTCTCTGCATTCTTTTGCACAAAATAATCCAATTTTTAAAGGTTGGTATGCAGATCCCGAAGGCATTATTTTCGATAAAACATATTGGGTTTATCCAACCTATTCGGCGCCTTTTGACGATCAGGTTTTCTTTGATGCTTTTTCTTCGCCAGATTTGGTAAATTGGACAAAACATTCTAGAATTTTAGATACTACAGCTGTAAAATGGGCAAAACGAGCTATGTGGGCACCGTCTATCATTAAAAATAAAAACAAATATTTTCTGTTTTTTGGAGCAAATGATATTCACGAAGGTGAAACTGGCGGAATTGGAGTTGCCGTAGCTTCAAAACCAGAAGGACCTTACAAAGATTATTTAGGAAAACCTCTTGTTGATAAAATTATTAATGGCGCGCAGCCAATTGATCAATTTGTTTTTAAAGACAAAGACGGCCAGCATTATTTAATTTACGGCGGTTGGAGACATTGCAATATTGCCAAATTGAAATCGGATTTTACTGGTTTTATTCCTTTTGAAGATAAAACGATTTTCAAAGAAATGACGCCAGACAATTATACAGAAGGTCCTTTTATGTTTATTAAAAACAATAAATATTATTTTATGTGGTCTGAAGGCGATTGGGGCGGACCAGATTATTGTGTGGCATACGGAATTGCAGATTCGCCAATGGGACCTTTTAAAAGAATTGGTAAAGTTTTAGAATCTGATCCGAAAATTGCGCGTGCTGCCGGGCATCATTCTGTTATAAAAGTGCCGAACAAAGAGCAATATTATATTGTGTATCACAGAAGACCTTTGACAGAAACGGTAATGCATTCGAGAGAAACGTGTATTGAAGAAATGTTTTTTGATGAAAAAGGTTTTATCAAACCTGTTGTTTTGACCAATGAAGGTGTCAAAGCGAATCCGTTAAAATAAAAAGCCGAATAATCATTATCGGAAATATAGAAGATTTTTTAGAATTGTTTTTTTGTTGCAAAAATTACATTCTAAAAAGTCTCTTTATTTTTGGTTCAAAATAAACTTAAAGAATTTCAATTTAGAGATTTAAAGAAATTGGCTACGTCAATTTTTCTAAATTTAATGAAAATACAATTTTAACTTAACACGAATTTATGAAGTATATTTTGTAAAATTCATTTTATTTTAGTGAAAGAAGTTGTTTAAATTGAAAAAATAAATAAGATTAAGAGTTATAATTGTCAAATTTTTAGTTTTTTGAAAATATTAAAATTAAGAACTATTGCGATTATATGGTTGTGTTGTCGAGAACAAATTAGGATTAATCGGCAAATTTATTATGTTTGTTGCGAATTATTCAATTCCCTTAAAACCACAATCATTGTCGAATACCGTCTTAAATCAAGATCAAATTTTAATCGATCGTCTTCGTGACGGCGATGAATCGGCATTGACAGAATTGTATAATAAATTTTGGCAGGCGCTCTTTATGTCTGCTTATAATGTCATCAAAGACAAGGAATTATGCGAAGATATTATTCAGGATATTTTCATGAATATCTGGCATAATCGCGAGAAAATTGAAATTCATATTTCGTTAAAAGGATATATGTATGCCTGCGCTAGATATCAGGTTTTTAATCATTTAAGGAAAAATAAAGCCAAAATTCACGTCGAACTATTTGACGATTTAGAAAAGCGCTTTTTAACTTCTACGCCAGAAACACAATTAATGCACGACGAATTGGTGCAGCAATTGAATTTAATTATCGAATCTCTTCCAGAAAAATGTCAGGCAGTTTATAAACTAAGCAGAGAAGAACAGCTTAGCCATAAAGAAATTGCCGAACGACTTAATATTTCTACAAAAACAGTCGAAAATCACATTACAAAAGCTTTGCATACTATAAGATCTTCTATGGGAGAAAGTATCAGCATGGCAATGATTTTATGGCTCACAAAAAATATTTTTTAGTGAAATAAAATGTTGTGATCGGATTGATGGTGTGTGGGTTTTCTTCTTTTTTTCGTCGTTTTAAAAAAAATCAAAAAAAATACAATTTGGACTAGGGGGTATGTGTCTTTTTGGATACTTACTTAATATACTCCCCGAATAATACAAAAAAAATGAAAAAAGAGGATTTTTTAGTTTTACTAAATAGATATCTTTCCGGTGATACCAATCTCGAGGAGAATAACAAACTATTGAATTTTTACGAAAGTTTTCAAACAGATGAAAACTGGAATGATGCGCTTGGTTCTAAAGAAGAAATGGAACATAAAATGAGAATGCGTCTTCAAAATGCCATTCAATCTGAAGAGAAAGAAGTTGTTCGCCTGAAACCTTTTTATGCCACAAACAGATTCAAACTGATTGCTATGGCAGCATCTTTATTATTGCTGATTTCGATTTCATTAATAATCAATAAAACAAATCCGCTTAAGATTGAAACTCCGCAGGTCGCACACAAAGAAATTCTAATTGGAAGCGACAAAGCAACTTTGACTTTAGAAGATGGATCTGTTATAGCTTTAGAAAAAGGAAAATCTTATTCAAAAGGAAATGCGTCTAGTAACGGGGAAAAGTTAATTTACAATTCAAAAGGTTCAACTATCGCCAATAATCTTTTAACGATTCCGAGAGGAGGACAATTTTTTGTGCAATTGGCAGACAGTACTAAAGTCTGGCTGAATTCGGAATCGCAATTAAAATATCCAGTCGCTTTTGTTGATGGAGAAACCAGACAAGTAGAATTGGTTTACGGAGAAGCTTATTTTGAAGTTTCGCCAAGCACCAAACATAAAGGTTCAAGGTTTAAAGTAAAAACCGAAAACCAAAACGTTGAAGTTATCGGAACTCAATTTAACATTAAAGCCTATCGAGACGAATCGACTATTTACACCACTTTGGTCGAAGGTGTAGTTGCAGTAAGTAACGCAAGTAAAAGAAAAACTTTGGTTCCAAATGAACAATCTAGAATTTCCGAATACAATGGAAATATTAGTGTTTCTGAAGTCGATGTTTACAACGAAATTTCTTGGAGAAAAGGCTTGTTTGTATTTAAAGGAATGCCGCTAAAAGAAATCGCAAAAGTACTTTCAAGATGGTACGATGTAGATATTGTATTTGCAGATCCAGCTCTTGGAAATGTTAAGTTTAATGGGGTTTTAAACAAAAATCAAAAATTAGAAGACATATTAACGACCATCAAGAATATTAATTTTATTAATGCCTATGAGAAAAAAGACGATAAGATTATTATCAAATAAAAAGAAAAGGGATTAAAGTTTAGACCTCTCACCGTACTGCACTTTATCCCTTTCTATGTATTAATCCATTAATCAGTTTTAACAACCAACCAACCAATTAACATGTAAATTTATGAAATTTAAATTAACCAGCGCCTATTTCTATTTTGGAGATCGGCTAATTATTAACATTATGAGAACTTTTATCTTCTTGTTTTGTACTACAATTTTTGGTTTTTCTCCCGTAAATCTATTTTCACAGAACTCAAAAGTTGTAATTACGGCTGATAAAACAGTAAGTGTTGACGAAGTTTTTGACATTATTACAAAACAAACCAACTATACTTTTATTTATCAGGAAGATTTATTTAAGAAATTACCTAAAGTACATTTAAAAAAAGGGAAAATTAAAGTGAATGAATTATTGGAAGCCAGTTTTTCTAATAAAGATTTTGATTTTAGTTTTTCTAATGGAAATACGATTGTTGTAAAAGAAAGAGCCGCAGAAAAAGTAGTGGTTTTACAATCTAAAATTATTGAAATTAAAGGTACTGTAACCAACGAAGCCAAAGAGCCGCTTCCTGGCGTTAACATAAAAGTTAGAGGAACAACTGCTACAGCACAAACCGATTTTGATGGAAAATATACGATTAGCGCACCAGAAGATGGGCAGATTTTATTTACCTACATTGGGCATAAAGCACAAGCTGTCGAGGTAAATAAAAGAAAAACAATCAATATTACACTTGCACAAGAAACCAAAGAACTTGTTGGAGTTGTTGTAAATACTGGGGTTACGGTTCGTAAAAAAGAATTAATTACAGGTGCGGTAACTGTTTTTAGAGGTGAGGAACTAAGACAGGTTTCAACGCAAAATGCTGTTCAAGCTTTAAAATCTTTAGATCCTTCTTTTATTGTGGTGAATAACAATTTAGTAGGTTCAAACCCAAATATTCTGCCGACAATTGAGGTGAGAGGACAGACGAGTTTAACGGCAAATCAAGTTGATAGTCAGTTTAGAGATGATCCTAACCAACCACTTTTTATTTTGGATGGATTTCCAACTACACTACAGCAAGTTGTAGATTTAGATATTAATAGAATTGCAAGTATTACTTTGTTGAAAGATGCAGCTTCAACTGCATTGTACGGATCTCGTTCTGCAAATGGAGTTGTAGTTATTGAAACTAATAAGCCATTGCCTGGAAAATTACAGTTTTCTTATGTATATAATTCTTCTTATGAATTAGCCGATTTAAGTGTTTATCATTTAATGAATGCAGAACAAAAGTTAGAATTCGAAAGACTTTCTGGAGCTTTTATTGTTAAAGATGGTACTTCTGAAACTACTCCGCTAACTTGGGACAAAGAATACAACAGACGTCTGGCTGCTGTGCGTAGCGGTGTAAATACATATTGGTTAAACGAACCGATTCAAATGGGAATTACATCTGGACACAGTTTAAATTTTGGCGGAGGTTCTGACGAATTTCGATTTAATATTGCCGGAAATTACAAAACACTAACTGGAACCATGAAAGGTTCTGAACATAATACTTGGGGTTACAATACCACTTTGACTTACAGAAAAAACAAATTAAACATTAACAATCAATTTTTTGTTTCTGGAGGAAATAACCAAGAATCGCCATACGGTTCATTTGAAACTTGGGCAAAAGTGAGTCCGTATTATCCAAAAGTGAATGAAAATGGAGTGATAACTCGTTATTTAGATGGTTCTTCATTACCTTTAACTAGTTTGGAAACTATTGTAAATCATCCAGCTAATCCGCTTTACAATGTATTTTTAGGAAGTTATGATAAAGGGAACGATTTCAATTTTACAAATAACTTTGCTATTAATTATGATGTAAGTCCGCATATTAAAACAACTGGAGCAATTTCTGTTTCGAGATTAAATAGTTACAATACGGTTTTTGTTTCTCCAGACGATACTGGTTTTATCAGTAACATTGCCACAGAAAAAGGAACTTACAGCAGATATGAAGCCATTACAGACAAATGGAATGCTAATCTTGGTGCAACTTATTCGAATGTTTTTAAAAATGTTCATTCTTTTAACTACACTATTAGAGCCTCGGCTTTAGAAACAAAAAATAATTCGTATAAATCATTTCTAAGAGGTTTTCCTAGTGGAGTTGCTGGAAATCCTGCATTTGCTTTTGGTTTTGAACCAATTGGAAAACCAGCAATATATACAGAACTTATTAGAAGCGTAGATTTGACCAATCAGATTAACTACGCTTACGATCGCAGATTTCTATTCGATTTTACACAGACTATTTCAGGTGCTACCAATTTCGGAACAAACAAAAAATATTCGCCTTATTGGGGGATTGGTTTAGGATGGAATTTAAACAATGAGTTTAAAATGAATGAAGATATTGTCAATATCTTTAAAATACGTGCCAATATTGGTCAGACAGGAAATCAAAATTTAGTTGGATTTGCTTCTTATGATATTTATTCTTACGATCCGAATACCAATGTTTTTGGAGCTGGATTGGCTATTTCACAAATCGCAAATCCAAATTTAGAAGCACAAAGAACAAGAGATTTGTCTCTAGGATTAGATCTTGCTATGTTTAGAAACAGATTAACAATGACGCTTGGAGCTTACAGACGTAAAACTTCTCCGCAGATTGTAGCTATCGATCTTGCGGCTTCTACAGGAGTTAATGGTTATCCTTTAAATGTTGGTTACTTAACTACTGAAGGATTAGAGTTAAAAATGAATTATAATTTCATTTACGATTTAAGCAGAAATTTTGTTTGGGGAATCGGATTAATGGGCGCAACTGGCGATAATGAATTGGGCGGTTTTGGTAATGCTTTGGCTTCTTTAAATGAGGCAGCACAAAAAGGCACAGGTTTGACGAGATATTATGATGGAGCAAGCAGTAATGATTTATGGGCTGTTCCATCTTTAGGAATTGATCCTGCAACGGGTAGAGAAGTTTTCTTAAAGAAAAATGGGCAATCGACTTTTATTCTAGATAAAAAAGACGAAGTAGTAATGGGGAATTCTCGAGAAACGGCTACAGGAGTAGTTTCTACAAACTTAAACTATAAAGGTTTTAGTTTTGGATTGTTTGTCCGTTACAGTTTTGGTGCAGAAAGATTTAATGCTGCCTTGTACAACAAAGTAGAGAATATTACGCGATCAAGCATTTTTGATAATCAAGATGTTAGAGCTTTTACAGACAGATGGACAACGCCAGGACAAATGGCTCAATTTAAAGCAATTGGATTAACCAATAATACTCCAATTTCATCACGTTTTATTCAGAAAGACGATTATATCTCGGGAGAATCTATTCGTTTAGGGTATAGAATAACCGACCGAACTTGGTTAAAAAGAAACGGATTAACTGCCTTAGGATTTAATGCTTTAGCAAATGAATTTTTCCGCGTATCGACTATAAAAGCAGAGCGTGGTATTGATTATCCTTTCTCAAGAATTTATTCTTTGAGTCTTAATTTATCATTTTAAAACAGAAATTATGAACAAGTATTTATATAAAATTACATTCATTTTGCTTGCATCGGTAACGTTAGCTAGCTGTAGTGATTTTTTGGATGTAGTTCCTCAAGATAAAATTTTAGAAGATCAGACTTACAGTTCTGAAGTTGGAATTCAGAATGTACATAACGGAATTTACTTGCAATTGGCTAATACTAATTTGTACGGAAGACACCTTACAATGGATGCTGTAGAAATTTTGGGGCAGCAATTTAATATGTCTGGATCGCATAAAAAAGCTACAATATCGACTTATTCTTATGCTGAAGCGTTGCCAAAATCTACTTTTGCTTCTATTTGGGTTACTGCTTTTAAAACAATATTGTCTGCAAATAAGTTTTTAGAAAGTATAGACCAACATGCGGAGAAAATTTCTAAAGAAAAAGCCGATTTATTAAAAGGAGAAGCGATTGCTATTCGTGCGATGCTGCATTTTGATATGTTACGCTTATATGGACCAATTTATAAAGTGTCTCCTGCAGATCCTTCTATTCCTTACTATGATCTTGCTCAGACAACAAATAATCCGATTCTGCCTGCAAACGAAGTAATGGCTAAAATTATAGCCGATTTAGATTTGGCAATTTCACTTCTAAAAGACGATCCGTTTCCTTCTATTGGAAAAACAGGAACTACAACGGCTTTTGATGGTAGTCCTTATTATTATAAAGACAGAGGACAGCGAATGAATATCTTGGCAGTAAAATGTTTAAAAGCTAGGGTTTTGCTTTACGCAGGAGATAAAACGGGAGCATTTGCTGTCGCGAATGAACTTATCAATTATGTAAAATCGCAATCTTACATTTATTGGACGCCATTTTTAGAAGCGACAAATTCTGCTAACCCAGATCGTATTTTTTCTGCGGAGAATTTCTTTGCTCTTAGCGATTTTACCTTATATGCCAAACAAAAATTACTTTTTGATTCTAGTTTAGACGATTTTAATATTTACGCTCCAATGTTGAGCCGATTAAATGCTGTTTTCGAATCTAATGATAACGATTACAGAAATCTACCGTCTTGGAAGATTCCGATATCGGGAGGAAAAACACAGAAAACATTTTTTAAATACGAAGATGTAACGGATAAAACCAAAACATTTCGTTTTCAAATTCCAATGTTCAAACTTTCAGAATTATATCTAATCGCGGCAGAAACGGCTCCTGTTGCAGCAGATGGAATTGCTTACTTAAATACGCTTAGATTTAATAGAGGACTTACTAATCTTGCTGCAACGGCAGTTTTAGCAACAGAAATTACGAAGGAATATAGAAAAGAATTTATGGGAGAAGGACAATTGTTTTTTTATTACAAAAGAATCAATTCGACCGCAATTCCAAACGGTTCTGCTGCCTCTGGAAATGTAACGATGAATGCACTTAAATATGTGGTGCCATTGCCAGATGAAGAAATTAATTTTCAATAATTAAAAAAAGTAATCATGAAAAAAATATTGATTTTAGGCATCACTTTTCTATCTCTTTTCGGATTAACATCTTGTGATAAAGAAGAAATTCAGCCTTATAATGATACAGATAACATTTATTTCTCGCGTGCTATATATCCGTTGTATAGTAGCGGACCAGTTATAGACAGCACCGGATTTAGTTTTGGTTTAGATAATGCTTCCATTACAGAAAGAATTTTTCCTATTGCTATTCGAGTGCAGGGAAAAGTGAGTGATGTTGATCGAAAAGTAAAACTTACCGTTGATCCATCTAGTACAGCCGTTTTAGGAACTCATTTTGTATTTCCAGAAAATATGGTAATGCGCGCTGGTAAAGAAATAGATACCATTTTGGTGAAGGTTTTAAGAACTCCAGATATGAAGACTAAAGATTTGACTGCAGTGCTAAATCTCGAAGAAAATGAATTTTTTACGACCAAAATGCAATCAAGAGTAACGAATGCCTTAACGGGAAAAACAATAAGTTTTATTCGTTTTAAATTATCATTCAATGATAAATTATCAACACCTATAGGTTGGCAATCTGGGATGTTCGGCGTTTTTACAGCAAAGAAACTTTTCCTAATGTGCGAATTGATGAATTTAGAACCAGAAATGTTTAACCAAGCGCCAGGAAGTACGGGACTTTCAATTCCGGAGGTGCAGTATTACCAAAACTTCATGAAACGTTATTTGGCTGATCAAAAAGCTTCAGGAAATACCATTTATGAAGAAAATGGAAATGAAATGTTCTTTCCATAAAAAACATTTTTTTAATTTAAAAAACATAATACGATGTTGAAAAATATAAAAATACAGGCATCTTTAATAATGGTTCTTTTTCTGGTTTATGGTTGCGTAAGTGACGAAGGAAATTACAATTATGAAAAGATCAATGAGCTAGAAGTTACTGGCATAGAAAAAGAATATACGGCCTATACAGGAGATAATTTTACTATAAAACCCAATATAAATCCGACTTTAGACGATGGTGCAGATCCTGATCGTTACGAATATAAATGGATTGCTGTAAATCCGTTAAAATTGGCTAGTGAAGCAAGAACTACCGTTGCTACAACAAAAAATATAGAAGGAATTTTAAAATTGCCTCCTGCAAAATATAGTCTTTATTATTTCATCAAAGATAAAATAACAGGAGTAACTTGGCAGCAGCCTATCATTACATTAAATGTAGTTTCGTCTATTTATGAAGGCTGGCTAGTGGTTGGAGATGTTGACGGAAAAGCAAGATTAGATATGGTTTCTATACTTCCTGGCGTTGCGCAGCCGCGTGTTATAAATGATGTTTTAGATGCTTCTGGATCTACTTTAAAGTTGAGTGGAAAAGCAGTTGACGTGGAATGTTTCAGTACACCTTTGCCTGGAACTGTTATTTACGGTGTTTATGTAACTGCTTCTGAGTCTG from Flavobacterium sp. YJ01 carries:
- a CDS encoding PLP-dependent aminotransferase family protein → MLRPWPLEIQLDKKSDKAIYLQIADAVIDAVKTGKLVSGNALPGSRQLAQLLKVNRNTVVDALDVLTAEGWLVTIDRKGTFVTDSLPKIDHSLENKKEQKTSTEEQKSFLVFDDGLPDSRLAPMNDLARAYRELFSRKSRWQIMGYSSELGNLEFRKSIAQMINFKRGMSISHDQICITRGSQMAMYLASHCILKSGDFVLIENPGYKPAWETFENSGAKLLPIDLESDGLNIDQVEEYLQTHQNIKAIYVTPHHQFPTTVTLSLKKRLKLIELSNQYNFTIIEDDYDNEFHFGQRPILPVSSYSALKNYVYIGSFSKVVAPALRIGYLVSSQENIEKIGNHRKIIDVQGDNIMEEAILNLINEGKIKRHLKKANLIYKNKRDFFESILNQHLKDKINFTKPEGGLAFWIVPKAEIDVLDVFEKLKSHGIQIMNPDRFSFNKIIKGFRLGYASLSEKQMEEGIKALAKFL
- a CDS encoding glycoside hydrolase family 43 protein → MKKILFGFLMITSLHSFAQNNPIFKGWYADPEGIIFDKTYWVYPTYSAPFDDQVFFDAFSSPDLVNWTKHSRILDTTAVKWAKRAMWAPSIIKNKNKYFLFFGANDIHEGETGGIGVAVASKPEGPYKDYLGKPLVDKIINGAQPIDQFVFKDKDGQHYLIYGGWRHCNIAKLKSDFTGFIPFEDKTIFKEMTPDNYTEGPFMFIKNNKYYFMWSEGDWGGPDYCVAYGIADSPMGPFKRIGKVLESDPKIARAAGHHSVIKVPNKEQYYIVYHRRPLTETVMHSRETCIEEMFFDEKGFIKPVVLTNEGVKANPLK
- a CDS encoding RNA polymerase sigma-70 factor — protein: MSNTVLNQDQILIDRLRDGDESALTELYNKFWQALFMSAYNVIKDKELCEDIIQDIFMNIWHNREKIEIHISLKGYMYACARYQVFNHLRKNKAKIHVELFDDLEKRFLTSTPETQLMHDELVQQLNLIIESLPEKCQAVYKLSREEQLSHKEIAERLNISTKTVENHITKALHTIRSSMGESISMAMILWLTKNIF
- a CDS encoding FecR domain-containing protein → MKKEDFLVLLNRYLSGDTNLEENNKLLNFYESFQTDENWNDALGSKEEMEHKMRMRLQNAIQSEEKEVVRLKPFYATNRFKLIAMAASLLLLISISLIINKTNPLKIETPQVAHKEILIGSDKATLTLEDGSVIALEKGKSYSKGNASSNGEKLIYNSKGSTIANNLLTIPRGGQFFVQLADSTKVWLNSESQLKYPVAFVDGETRQVELVYGEAYFEVSPSTKHKGSRFKVKTENQNVEVIGTQFNIKAYRDESTIYTTLVEGVVAVSNASKRKTLVPNEQSRISEYNGNISVSEVDVYNEISWRKGLFVFKGMPLKEIAKVLSRWYDVDIVFADPALGNVKFNGVLNKNQKLEDILTTIKNINFINAYEKKDDKIIIK
- a CDS encoding SusC/RagA family TonB-linked outer membrane protein, whose amino-acid sequence is MRTFIFLFCTTIFGFSPVNLFSQNSKVVITADKTVSVDEVFDIITKQTNYTFIYQEDLFKKLPKVHLKKGKIKVNELLEASFSNKDFDFSFSNGNTIVVKERAAEKVVVLQSKIIEIKGTVTNEAKEPLPGVNIKVRGTTATAQTDFDGKYTISAPEDGQILFTYIGHKAQAVEVNKRKTINITLAQETKELVGVVVNTGVTVRKKELITGAVTVFRGEELRQVSTQNAVQALKSLDPSFIVVNNNLVGSNPNILPTIEVRGQTSLTANQVDSQFRDDPNQPLFILDGFPTTLQQVVDLDINRIASITLLKDAASTALYGSRSANGVVVIETNKPLPGKLQFSYVYNSSYELADLSVYHLMNAEQKLEFERLSGAFIVKDGTSETTPLTWDKEYNRRLAAVRSGVNTYWLNEPIQMGITSGHSLNFGGGSDEFRFNIAGNYKTLTGTMKGSEHNTWGYNTTLTYRKNKLNINNQFFVSGGNNQESPYGSFETWAKVSPYYPKVNENGVITRYLDGSSLPLTSLETIVNHPANPLYNVFLGSYDKGNDFNFTNNFAINYDVSPHIKTTGAISVSRLNSYNTVFVSPDDTGFISNIATEKGTYSRYEAITDKWNANLGATYSNVFKNVHSFNYTIRASALETKNNSYKSFLRGFPSGVAGNPAFAFGFEPIGKPAIYTELIRSVDLTNQINYAYDRRFLFDFTQTISGATNFGTNKKYSPYWGIGLGWNLNNEFKMNEDIVNIFKIRANIGQTGNQNLVGFASYDIYSYDPNTNVFGAGLAISQIANPNLEAQRTRDLSLGLDLAMFRNRLTMTLGAYRRKTSPQIVAIDLAASTGVNGYPLNVGYLTTEGLELKMNYNFIYDLSRNFVWGIGLMGATGDNELGGFGNALASLNEAAQKGTGLTRYYDGASSNDLWAVPSLGIDPATGREVFLKKNGQSTFILDKKDEVVMGNSRETATGVVSTNLNYKGFSFGLFVRYSFGAERFNAALYNKVENITRSSIFDNQDVRAFTDRWTTPGQMAQFKAIGLTNNTPISSRFIQKDDYISGESIRLGYRITDRTWLKRNGLTALGFNALANEFFRVSTIKAERGIDYPFSRIYSLSLNLSF
- a CDS encoding RagB/SusD family nutrient uptake outer membrane protein; the encoded protein is MNKYLYKITFILLASVTLASCSDFLDVVPQDKILEDQTYSSEVGIQNVHNGIYLQLANTNLYGRHLTMDAVEILGQQFNMSGSHKKATISTYSYAEALPKSTFASIWVTAFKTILSANKFLESIDQHAEKISKEKADLLKGEAIAIRAMLHFDMLRLYGPIYKVSPADPSIPYYDLAQTTNNPILPANEVMAKIIADLDLAISLLKDDPFPSIGKTGTTTAFDGSPYYYKDRGQRMNILAVKCLKARVLLYAGDKTGAFAVANELINYVKSQSYIYWTPFLEATNSANPDRIFSAENFFALSDFTLYAKQKLLFDSSLDDFNIYAPMLSRLNAVFESNDNDYRNLPSWKIPISGGKTQKTFFKYEDVTDKTKTFRFQIPMFKLSELYLIAAETAPVAADGIAYLNTLRFNRGLTNLAATAVLATEITKEYRKEFMGEGQLFFYYKRINSTAIPNGSAASGNVTMNALKYVVPLPDEEINFQ
- a CDS encoding DUF4843 domain-containing protein → MKKILILGITFLSLFGLTSCDKEEIQPYNDTDNIYFSRAIYPLYSSGPVIDSTGFSFGLDNASITERIFPIAIRVQGKVSDVDRKVKLTVDPSSTAVLGTHFVFPENMVMRAGKEIDTILVKVLRTPDMKTKDLTAVLNLEENEFFTTKMQSRVTNALTGKTISFIRFKLSFNDKLSTPIGWQSGMFGVFTAKKLFLMCELMNLEPEMFNQAPGSTGLSIPEVQYYQNFMKRYLADQKASGNTIYEENGNEMFFP